The segment TTGAATATCGCTTCGTCCGACATGTCCGCTTTTCCTTCCATGAAATAGGCAAATACCCGTGCCATGCCGCAGTTGGCGATGAAGTCTGGGATCACGGCTGCTTGTCGGTCGGCATACTCACTGATCGGTCCATAGAATATCTCCTTGTCGGCAAAGGGCACATTGGCTCCACAGCTGATCAATTCTAATCCACCTGTGAGCATTCTATCGATTTGTTCACGGGTTACCAGTCTGGAAGCAGCCGCTGGGATGAAAATCTGTGTACCCAAGTCCCAGACTTTGTTGTCCATTTCTTCAAAGGGAATCAAATCGGGATGTATCAAAGTGTTGCCTTTTTTGTGAATAAAAAGTTCTGTAATGTCTTCTTTGGTGAATCCCATTTCGTTGATCAAGCCACCTTCTTTGTCGATGATGGCGACAATCTGCGCACCATAGGATGCTAGGTAAAATGCTGCCGCAGCACCGACATTGCCCCAACCCTGGATAGTTACTTTTTTGCCTGCGAGATCACCACCCCATATATTGTAGTATTGGAGAACACTCTGCGCCACCCCAAAACCCGTGATCATGTCTGCTATGCTGTATTTTCTTTTAGGATCGGGAGAGTATATGGATTCTTCGATGACTTTGATTACGCCGAGGCGGAGTTGACCGATTCGGTTGATTTTGTCCGCCTGATTGGGTTGGAAGTGGCCATTGAAGACGCCCTCTTGTGGATGCCACAGTCCGTTGATTTCCGTGATAGGAATTACTTCATGGATTTCGTCCACATTGAGGTCTCCACCTGTGCCGTAATAGTGCTTGAGTAGAGGTTTGACGGCTGCAAACCAACGCTGCAATACTTCGTGTTTTCGAGGATCGGAGGGGTCAAAATTGATGCCTGACTTGGCGCCACCGATAGGAGGGCCAGAGATGCTAAATTTGATTTCCATGGTTTTGGCGAGTGACTCTACTTCGTTGCGGTTGAGACCTTTCCTCATCCTTGTGCCACCACCTGCCGCTCCACCTCTGAGAGAATTGATCACAATCCAGCCTTCAGCATCTGTCTCTGCGTCATGCCATTCAATTACCACCTCGGGTCTTTTGGCCTCAAACTGTTTTAATAATTCTTTCAATGTGTAGGATGTTTTTAAAGGATAAAAGTATTTATTTGTACGTCTATAAAGTGATAAATTCTATGCAAGTTTTTATTTGTAGAATAATCAAATTTATATTCATTGATTTGACTGGATTATTCCTTTTTTGGGATCAAAGAATGGAGAAGAGGTAATAATTTTCTAAAAATGGCGCTGTTAGACGAAGTAGATATCAAAATACTGGACATACTCCAGGTAGAGGGTAGGATTACCAACAAGGCATTGGCGGATAGGTTGGGATTGTCCACCACGCCGATTTTTGAGCGAATGAAACGACTCGAAAGGGATGGTGTAATCAGGCAGTACGCCGCACTATTGGATCAACGGAAAATTGATCAGAAGATCACAGTCTTTGTTTTTATCTCGCTCAAGAACCATACTCGGTCTTATCTGGACAAGTTTATCGGAGAAATGAATGATTATCCTGAGGTACAGGAGTGCTACCACATCGCTGGTGATTTTGATTACATGCTCAAGATCGTGAGTCGAGACATTGATACGTATCAGGCCTTCATCCTCGCCAAGCTTTCTGTCAATTCCAATATTGCGCATGTGAAGAGCCAATTTGTTCTATCCAAAAACAAACACACGACAGCCTTTAAATTGAAGTAAGATGAAGACAAAAGAAATCAATGGCTTTACTCATGTAGCCTACGAGGGAGTGACTTTCTCGGAGGCAGAAATGCTCCAACGTAGCAAGGAATATCATGAGTGGAATGACAAGCGCAGGAGTGTCAGGGATATTTCGGCTAGGGAATTTCCTAGAAAAATCTTGGATCAAATCATTATGACGGCATCTACCGCACCATCTGGTGCGCACAAACAGCCCTGGATATTTTGTGTGGTCAGTGATGCTGAGATCAAATCCAAGATCAGAACTGCTGCCGAAAAAGAAGAGTACGATAGCTATCATGGACGCATGAGCGAGCGATGGCTGGATGATTTGAAACCGATAGGTACGGATTGGCAGAAGCCATTTTTGGAGCAAGCGCCCTATCTGGTAGTCCTTTTCAAAAAAGTGTATGATAAAGATGCGAATGGTGGAAAAGTCAACAATTACTACGTCAACGAGTCTGTAGGAATCGCTGCGGGGATGTTTATCTCAGCAGTGCATCATGCGGGGTTGGTGACATTGACGCACACGCCGAGCCCCATGAACTTCCTGTCTGAAATACTGGAGCGTCCCGACAATGAAAGAGCTTTTTTGGTGCTGCCAGTGGGGTATGCTGCCGATGATGTGTACGTCCCTGATTTACGACGCAAAGAGCTAGAGGAAGTGGCAGTTTACTACTGAGTAAACTAGGTAATCCCCCTTTTGATTACGTAGGCTTAGTTGATTTGAAAGAGAACAATTTTGAAATTAGAGAGATTTGCGCTCTATTTAACAATAGCAGCAGCCTAGTCTTACGTGAAAAACTTAATTAACTTAATCAATTATACTGATGACAGATTGTGGTCATATGATCACAATTTGATTTGCACATGCTCCAATGAACAAGCCAAAATAGATTATTTAAACGCTTTCGGTGTAGAACTAGTGCCAGGGGTGAGTGTGTTGGAAGGTGTGCCAGAACCGATTCGTACGGAATGGAAGCAAGTTTATCTAAGAGGGTTGCAGGGTAAAAAAATCAGTTTCATTCACAGTTTTGGTCTTGAAGAATTACCAGCCTATCTAAAAATCACTTTGGTTCCAATATTAGAAAAGGATGAAGTAGTAGGTGTTGCATGCACATCACATGATATCACCGAATTGAAGATAGTCGAGCGACAGATGCTACAAAATGAAGCTTATCTAACCGCTCAGATCGAAAATACCAAAGACGCTATCTGGTCTGTTGACCGTGATTATAAACTATTGATCGTGAATACAGCGATGATTCACGGTTATATGGCAGCATATGGCAGGCAGTTGAAGGTAGGCGAAAACATGATAGAAAGTGCACCTGAAGAGATGCGCGAAGTATGGATTGAAAGATACGAACGTGCGCTCAAAGGAGAGGTGTTTAGTGTATTGGAGGAGTTTAATTTTGGAGAGCAAACACAATACATAGAGCTATCTCTGAACCCTATTCGCGTCAAAAATGCAGTAGTGGGAGTGGCGTGTTTTGGCAAGGATATCACACCAGTAAAGAGTTCGGAAATAGCACTGCAAAAAAGTGTAGAACTAAAGGATCGCTTCTTTTCTATCATCGCACATGATCTCAAAGGACCAGTGGGTAACATCCGAGAATTGGTCAAGATGCTGGCGTCAACTTCGCTAAAACTGTCACAAGATCAACAAAATGAAATTGTGTCACATCTCAGCAATGCAACCCATGGCGTGTATGAATTGTTGGACAATCTGCTTGCTTGGGCGATGTCTCAGCAGAATTTTGTGAAAGTGAAAAAGGAACGGTTGAACGTCAACAAACTAATAGAAGACAGTATCAAAGCCTACAGAACCAGTGCAGAATCCAAAAATATTACTACTACAATAAAGGTAGATCACCAGACAGAAGTCTTTGCTGATAAAAGAGCTTTGTCTAGCACAATCGCCAATCTCTACAACAATGCCATCAAGTTTACAAACGAATCAGGTACCATCACTCTATCGGCAAAGAATCTTGTCCAACATCTGGAATTTTGTGTCAGTGATACAGGTGTGGGTATGGACGAAGAAGTACTCTCTTCTCTTTTTGATGAAACCAAGGTGCTGACCAAAGCAGGCACCAGAAAGGAACGCGGCACAGGCTTAGGCTTGCTACTCTGCAAGGAATTTGTGATGCTCAATGGAGGAGAATTATGGGTAAAAAGTAAACTCGGAGAAGGCAGTGCATTTTGCTTCACAGTTCCTTTGGTCGAGGTTAATATTTAGACAAAAGTTCATCAAGTCTTTCCGATCACGTCAGGTGTACGTCTCTCCCTATATGACCACATGAAGAACCTATTTTGTACATTAACTATTAAAGTCCCCTGCGGAAGATTTAATCTAACAGGGAGAAATTACGCTGGGCTGCAGGGACTATTAGCCGTAGAAATAAAGATGCAGTAACCAGAGTTCGATTCTTAAAGAAGGCTCATGAACCACAATAGGGTAAAAAAAATGGCCTTTGATAAAAAGTGCATAAAAACCCTTCAAGGGTTCTCTTCCAGATCATAGACAAAACGAATGATATACCAAACCCTGCCCTAACTATTGGGGTATGATCACCTTGTAAATCAATGATTTGCAAGGCTTTTTTTGTTGTAAGATTTTATTCAATACTGGCAATGATGTCTTCTAGATTTTCACTTCTCTCTAGATTCATTTTCTTTCGCAAGCGATAGCGTGTTGTGTGCACACTTTCGACTGATATACCGAGGAGTTTGGCCATGTCCTTGCTCGAAAAATTAAGTTTTACCAAGGCGCATATTTTTTTATCACTTTGTGATAAATCTGGATATCTGTTGTGCAATTCTTTGTAGAACCTTTTGTTGACAGAGATAAACCTTGCCTCAAATTCCTTCCAGTCATTACTGGTTGTTGTATTGATGCTTTTTGCGAGTTTGCTCAATTTGCTTTTGTCGGGATTTTCTTTTTGCTCATTGAGCTGACGCTTTAGATCTCCTAGCGTTTCTTCTCTTTGAATGACCTGTAGGGCAGATGCAGTCAGTTCTTTGTTTTTGACTTCCAATACCTCTCGCATCTTTTGTCTTTCTAGCTGACGCTTTTCGTCCAGCAGATGTTTTTTTGCTTTGTATTTGGATCTAAAGAAGCGATAGGTAAGAAAAATGAGTGTGATCAAAAAACCAATCGTTCCATATAGGATGTAAGACCTTAAGACCCAAATTTTTTCCTCTTGTTCCAAATCTCTTATTTTTTGCTCTTTCAGTATAGCTGCTTGTTTTTCTTTGGATATCCTAAATTCATCTTTTATTTCCAATAGAAATTTGTTGTTCTTGCTGCGACTGCCGAATTGCATTTCAGTTTGTTCTTTGGCTTTTTTGAGCATTTCGTATGCTTTCTGAGCCTTTCCTTGGCTCATCAGGAGTTCGGAATAATGCTCATATACGTCTGGTAGCAAATCCGCATGACTTTTATGTAATTGCCCTGCTTTGATAGCACTGTTGAAATACAAATCACTCAATTGATACTCATTCAGGTTTTGGTAAATCATGGCTAGAAAATAATGATACATGACCAAGTAACTATGAAATTGAGTACTGAGGTGATCATTTAGTGGTAGCAACATTCTGAGTGCTTCATTGCTTTTCCCTTCATAATACAGGATGTATCCTCTTTCGGCTGTGATAAATGCCGAGCCAAAGGGTTCCTCACTAATAATTGTTTTCACATAGGTACAACTGTCCAAATAGGTTTTGGCCATTTCATACTGACCTCTTTTTCTATACAAGGAGGCTAGTGCGTAATATTCTGGAATGAAAATCTCTCTGTTATCCCCCAGCTCCTTAATGTGTTTTCTTTTTAAGTCAAGGGAGTGGTTGAAATACAATATGGCCTGCTCGTCTCTTTGATACAAAATGTATAGCCAACCCAAACCCTGATACACTTTTGATTTGCTCAATATATCACTCGTGTGTTCGGCGAGCAGCAGAGCTTCCCAATACCCATCATAGGAGCTGCTAAAATTTCCATTGTGTGCATATAAATCCGAAAGTTCTGTAAGACAATCGATGACCATTAGCGTGTCTTGCTTTTTCAGAAACTTGTTTTGACTTAACTTAAATAGAAGCATTGAACTATCGGGGTTTTCAAACTTTAATAGTTTGGCTTTTTCTAGTAATCTATAGGGGAGAGAATCTGTAGGTATTGATTGACTTTGAGCAATGACTGGACAAATACCAATAGTGAGGGCTGTAATTACTAGTATTATTTGTCTAGTTGTGAATATTCGGATATCTGAATATGTTTTTGATGTAAATGATAGATATACAGCTGTTTGATTATTATTTCTGTGCTTCATGTCTAGTTGTATTTTTGGTATTTTTTCTGAATGTACAGTTTGTGTATAGTGTCAAAATAAGGATAAAATTATGACATCAACCATATTTGACTTACGAATTGTTTCAGAGAAGTCTAAGAAATAGATGTCTTGGATGGTCATCAAACATTCGGATTACTATTGTTTAACATAAAGCATAATTGAATGAAAAGACTATTTACATTATTAAAATGTTCGGTCATTTTGATCTTACTAATTTGCCTGAGTATGCCTGTATTGGCTCAGACCAAAGTAGTAGGTAAGGTGATTGATGACAATGATGCCCAAGGTATTCCTGGTGTCAATGTTCTAATCAAAGGAAGTGCTGTAGGTACTGTTACGGACTTAAATGGTATCTATAGTATTGAAGTTCCTGCAGATGCAGAAGCTCTTGTTTTTAGCTACATCGGATACCTCAAGCAGGAGGTAGTTATCTCTGGTCGTTCTACGATTGACGTAGCTATGCAGACAGATATTGAGCAGCTGGACGAGGTAGTGGTAGTGGGTTACGGTGTTCAGAAAAAGAAAGAGTTGACTGGTGCAGTGGGCTCTATTAAATCTGAAGAATTGCTCAAAAACGCCACTTCTGATATCGGAGATGCAATGCAAGGTCAGATTGCTGGTGTAAACGTTCAAGCCTCAAGTGGAAGACCAGGTTCTAAATCCAACATTCAAATCAGAGGAATAGGCTCAGTGAACTCTGGTGCCCTGGGACCCTTGTATGTCGTAGATGGTGTTCCATTTCAGAATGATCCAAACATTGCGCCTGAACAGATAGAATCAATGGAGATTTTGAAAGATGGTGCTGCTGCTGCGATCTATGGTGTACGTGCATCGAATGGTGTGATTTTGATCACAACCAAAAGAGGTAAAGCTGGTAGAATGCAAGTTGACTTTTCAGCATATGGCGGAGTACAAGAGATTTATTCGGGTACCCCACTGATGAATACACAGGAGCAGATGTATGTGGAAGATGTAAAATTAGATGCCGTAGGCAAAGAGCCACTTATTTTTGTTTTTAATCCTGATGCACTGGATTATGATACGGACTTTGTTGATGAAGTACAAAATGACAATGCCAAAATGCAGAGCTACAATATCAACGTGTCAGGTGGTCAAGAGAATTTGACTTTGAACTTGAGCGCCAATTATTTTCAGCAAGATGGTGTTTTGATCAATTCAGGATTTGATCGTTTTACCACTCGACTCAATGGAGAATATAATCTTGGCAAATTCAGGGCATTTGCCTCTCTGGGCATGACTGAGGAAAATACCCAACAAGAGCCTTGGGCACTGTACGAATATGCTATTATTCAAAAACCTTGGCAGAGAGGGTTGAACGATCTGGAGACCAATGGGCAGAATGAAGTAATCGTACCTTCTGACAACCCTATTCAGTATGGATACCTGTCTAGACAACTCAACAACGAGGACAATAGAAAAGTAAGAAGCAACAACATAGCAATCAACCTTGAGTATGAGTTCATTGATGGCTTGAGTTTTCAGGTCAACTTGGGTAGAAACGACTGGAACTATCAGCGTACATTCTTTCAGCCACAGTATTTGGCATATACTGCAGACGGTGACTTGCAGCCAGGTGGATCTAATCTGGATGCCATGTTAAATGAAGACTATATTTTCACAACTAAGAATACCCTGGAGAATATTTTGAAATTCCGAAGAGATTTTGGGAAGCACAATGTAGGCGCTACTTTGGTTTTGTCTTATGAAAACTATGACTACAAAACCACCGGAGTAGGAGTAATCGGACTGTTGAGCAACGATACTGATGTGTTGAGCGCTGGGGTCAAAGGTGCTGCACCTACAGGTGTGAGAAACACTCAGAATATTGTCGGTAAGATGGCAAGAGTGCAGTATGGTTATGACGAGAGATATTTATTGTCTGCGAGTATCCGATATGACGGCTCTTCGATTTTTGGTGAAGAGAATCGTTACAATCCTTTTTATGGTATTTCTGCTGGTTGGAACATCAGCGAGGAAGGATTCTTTAAGAATGCAGCTGGGTTAGATTTTATCAGCAATTTGAAACTGAGAGGTAGTTATGCAGAATTGGGTAATCAAAGTGTAGCACCTTATCAATACGCTGCAAGTATTGAGGGTGGTGTCAATTATCCATTTGGTACCGAAGGCAGTGAGTACTTAGGCGTAGGAAATATTCAAAGAAGGTATGCCAACCCATTTATTCAGTGGGAGACGACCATCTCTAGAAATATTGGTTTGGACCTGAGTATGTTCGATGGCAGATTGAATTTCTCTGCAGACGTGTACCGCAATAACAAAGAGGACATGCTTTTGTCCGAGAGATTGGCTCCTTCATCTGGAACTTGGCAGACCAGAGCAACAGAAACTTACAACTCTAGAACCATCAATGCAGGTAACATGCAAAACCAAGGTATTGAACTGGCTTTGGGGTATAGAGATGAGACCAATTTTGGTTTGAACTGGAGTGTCAACGGGACATTTACTAAAAATGTCAATGAAATAACGGATTTGAATGGTGTAGAGGGAATAGCCTATGCAGGCGGTCGCCCGATCACTTCGAGAGGAGAAAGTACAGATTATACCACTTACCTATCACAAGGCTATGAAGGCGGTGCATTCTTCCTCCTAAAGCACGAAGGGGTAATTAAAACTGCTGAACAACTATCAGACTATCAGGCCTTGGATCCAAGTGCTATGATGGGAGACATGATGTACAAAGATCAATTGACCGTAGATACAGATGGTGACGGTGTCCCTGATGCAGGTGACGGTGTGATCAATGACAATGACCGTGTTTATGCAGGTTCGGGACAGCCAGCATTCGAGGCGGGCTTGATGCTAAACGGTGCTTACAAGGGATTCGATCTGTTTGTGCAGGCATACTGCTCTTATGGAGCGGAAATCTACAATGGATCTAAATTGTTTGCCTATGGCGCTGGACGTCACAAAGATTTATACTATGCTTGGTCTCCACAGAATCCTGATTCGGATATTCCAGCCGTTCGAACTTCACAAGAGCACAACAATACAAGAGCTAGATCTGACTACTTCTTAGAAGACGGTTCTTACTTGAGAATCAGAAACATCACCTTGGGTTACACTATTCCAAACAGTGTTTTGAAAAACAAAGTGAGCAAGTTGAGATTCTATTTGACAGGTCAAAACTTGTTCACATTCACAAAGTATGAAGGTTATGACCCTGAGGTAGGAGGGGATGGTCTATCTACTCGTGGTGTAGATCAAGGTAACTATCCAGTGACTCGCAAGTTTTTGGCTGGTGTGCAACTTCAGTTTTAATCCTAAAACATAGCAAGATGAAAAAGAAACTTTTATATATATTAATGATACCTGTCTTCATGTTTACAACTAGTTGCAACGAAGACGAGTTTTTGACGCAGGTCAACCCCAATTCTATCACTACAGATGTGTATTGGGAGACAAGTGATGATTTTGAGAAAGGATTGTACACGGTCTATGGCGCCTTGCAATTTCCTTCAATCTCTGGAGCCCAATTTACCAACAACTGGGTAATGGGTGATTTGGCTGGAGCCGAATCTTGGATGAAGACATTCGAGTTTGTGACGCTCAATTTCAATGATGCATCTGAGCATGTAAAGAACAAATGGAATGAGCTGTATGTAGGTATATTCAGAGCCAATCAGGTGATTGAATATATTCAAGATGCAGAAATCTCAAGCAGTGAAAAGGCACTGATTGTAGCACAAGCTAGATTCCTGAGAGCTTTTTTCTATTTCGAATTGGCACATAGCTATGGTGGAGCAGTCATTCATACCGTAGTCCCTGTGACAGACGAAGACTTTCAAAAGGCCTTTGATTCGATTGATAAAGTCACCACAGATGTAATCATACCTGACTTGGAGTTTGCCAAGGCAAATTTAGAAGGTGTGGAGTGGACTGGTGATGATTTGGGACGTGCGACATGGGGTGCTGCTACTGCCCTTATGGGTAAAGTATATCTGTACAACAAGGATTGGGTCAATGCTGCGGATGAATTTAAGAAAATCATCGACTCAGGTATATACAGCTTGACTCCTGATTTTATGGATAATTTCACTGATGAGAACGAATTCAACAGTGAGTCTATTTTCGAAGTAGCGTATTCTGCAGTAGCTGGTGATACAGGTGCCAATGGCAACAACATTGATACCACACCCAACGAAATAGGATCAGAGGCAAATACCATTGATGCAAAAGTCGGCCAGTTAAATTCTGGAGGATACAATGAGGTCTTGGGATCATATTATTTGCATGAGCTATTGTACAATGATGAAATAGATCCAACCAAAGGCATCAACAATGGTTTTACACAGTCACAAAGAATGTATGCAAGTGTACTCACCAAGGATGGAGATGGTAGTTATTTTAGCGTACCAGTGACTGAGCTGAAAGGATTTGGATTTGCTCAGACTGCATATGTGAAAAAATACACCAACTGGTATCAGTATGATTTGATCAATACAACCAATCCACGATCAGGGATCAATATCAGACATATTCGATACTCAGATGTACTATTGATGTATGCCGAGGCGATACTCAACGCCCAAGGTGATGCCGCTGCTGCAGAGGCCCTTACCTATATCGACAGAATACGTGCGAGAGCAGGTGTCGTGACTCTTCAGGATTATTTGAACAACAATGCCAATACTTTTCCTGCTATGCACGTGAGCAAAGTAGTGAATGGTGCTTACAATTTGGTCGCACCTACTGCTGACAACTTGTTGACACACATCATGATGGTAGAGAGACCGATTGAGTTGTGTTTTGAAGGTCACAGATGGAAAGATTTGACTAGATGGGGTATTGTGAAGGAGGTTTTGACGGCCCGTCGTGCTGATGAGCTATGGTTGCTAGCCAATTGGGATGCAATCATGAATACAGCTCCTTTCTACTTTGTGGACGAAGCTCAGAAGGTAAGAACAGACTATGCAGTATGTGCAGCTAGTTACACCCCTTCAGCACATGATTATTTACCAATTCCCACAGATGAAAGACAAATCAATTCAGCGCTGGGTAATTAATAAATTAAAAAAGAAAGAGATGAAAAATATTCTAAAATATATAATGGTTCTGACCCTGTTGACATGGGTAGTCAGTGCATGTGAAGAAGAATATCAAGCACCAAATGATGGCGCTAAACACAGCGTGATTTATGCTTCGGAGTTGAGTGCTGGGAATCAAGTACAGGTGTTTGGAGACATATCCTTTGGAGATGCTTCTGCAGGTGTGAAACACCGTGAGTGGATAGTACCTGAGGGTATTGGCTATATCATTTCGGATGATAGTGCTTCTAGTTCTGATTTGGCGAATATTAAAGTGATATTTAATCAAGCGGGTACATTTGAAGTCAAACTACACCAAGAATTTGATGGTGATTTTTATGTTGGAAACAATGTGCACAATGCGACTTATGATACCACTATGATGGTGACGGTTTTGGATTCTGTCAAGATGGGATTCACAGCAAACTACCTCAATGATGATGGCTCCCTAGGTGCAGCTTTGGTAATTGCAGATGGTGCCAAGAACCAGTTGACGGCCAGCAAGTCTGTTCGATTTACCTACCATTCCGAAGGCGTTCCACAGGAGCTAGTTTGGACATACGAAGGGGGTGATCCAGAAACTATTGATTATGACGGGGTTGAAATCGCTGATGGTACGGCTGACGAAACAGACGTAAAGTTCAAAAAAATTGGTGTATTTGATGTGAGTTTGATTGGTTCCAGAGAGAGACCATTTGGAGCAGATACCATCAGTTTCACAGACATTATTGAAGTGATTCCATCCACAGAACCAGTTGTGTTGGATCAATTGATCAATGATGGCAACAACATAATTTTGAATTATAGCAGAGAGATAGATCCTAATTCTGTCAACTCAAATGATTTTGCGGTCAGAATCGAAAACGGTACTGTCATCAATCCATCAATTAGCTCTGTGTCTGTAGATACAAAGTCAGGTAATCTTGTAATTGTGAAATTATCAAACGAGAGTCTCTATGATGATGATACGGTGTATGTGAGCTACACTCCAGGTGCTATGCAGACCACTGATTTGGTCAAGGCGGATGCAATCTCTGAGATGGTCATGGAACACAAGAAGGGCACCAATGCCATGGCAGTCAATGGATATGATGTAGGTATGGAAAAATCAACTTCTGCCAATTGGCCATACTTGTTTTGGGGTCCTCCATACGATGGATTCACGACTAGCTTCCCGACTGTTCAACCTCATTCGGGGTCTAAAAGTATGCTCATGAGCTGGACTGCTGGAGGAGGATGTATCGTAGATCACAAGGACAACCTCGGTACTCAATATACCTTCGCACTAGAAGCTAATAAGGCATATGAGTTTGGAT is part of the Reichenbachiella agarivorans genome and harbors:
- a CDS encoding Glu/Leu/Phe/Val dehydrogenase dimerization domain-containing protein, which translates into the protein MKELLKQFEAKRPEVVIEWHDAETDAEGWIVINSLRGGAAGGGTRMRKGLNRNEVESLAKTMEIKFSISGPPIGGAKSGINFDPSDPRKHEVLQRWFAAVKPLLKHYYGTGGDLNVDEIHEVIPITEINGLWHPQEGVFNGHFQPNQADKINRIGQLRLGVIKVIEESIYSPDPKRKYSIADMITGFGVAQSVLQYYNIWGGDLAGKKVTIQGWGNVGAAAAFYLASYGAQIVAIIDKEGGLINEMGFTKEDITELFIHKKGNTLIHPDLIPFEEMDNKVWDLGTQIFIPAAASRLVTREQIDRMLTGGLELISCGANVPFADKEIFYGPISEYADRQAAVIPDFIANCGMARVFAYFMEGKADMSDEAIFNDTAKTIRKALLRIHDQNPGKTLLTKTAFENSLAQLLPSEQIAVI
- a CDS encoding Lrp/AsnC family transcriptional regulator, which produces MALLDEVDIKILDILQVEGRITNKALADRLGLSTTPIFERMKRLERDGVIRQYAALLDQRKIDQKITVFVFISLKNHTRSYLDKFIGEMNDYPEVQECYHIAGDFDYMLKIVSRDIDTYQAFILAKLSVNSNIAHVKSQFVLSKNKHTTAFKLK
- a CDS encoding nitroreductase family protein, whose translation is MKTKEINGFTHVAYEGVTFSEAEMLQRSKEYHEWNDKRRSVRDISAREFPRKILDQIIMTASTAPSGAHKQPWIFCVVSDAEIKSKIRTAAEKEEYDSYHGRMSERWLDDLKPIGTDWQKPFLEQAPYLVVLFKKVYDKDANGGKVNNYYVNESVGIAAGMFISAVHHAGLVTLTHTPSPMNFLSEILERPDNERAFLVLPVGYAADDVYVPDLRRKELEEVAVYY
- a CDS encoding sensor histidine kinase, with amino-acid sequence MKNLINLINYTDDRLWSYDHNLICTCSNEQAKIDYLNAFGVELVPGVSVLEGVPEPIRTEWKQVYLRGLQGKKISFIHSFGLEELPAYLKITLVPILEKDEVVGVACTSHDITELKIVERQMLQNEAYLTAQIENTKDAIWSVDRDYKLLIVNTAMIHGYMAAYGRQLKVGENMIESAPEEMREVWIERYERALKGEVFSVLEEFNFGEQTQYIELSLNPIRVKNAVVGVACFGKDITPVKSSEIALQKSVELKDRFFSIIAHDLKGPVGNIRELVKMLASTSLKLSQDQQNEIVSHLSNATHGVYELLDNLLAWAMSQQNFVKVKKERLNVNKLIEDSIKAYRTSAESKNITTTIKVDHQTEVFADKRALSSTIANLYNNAIKFTNESGTITLSAKNLVQHLEFCVSDTGVGMDEEVLSSLFDETKVLTKAGTRKERGTGLGLLLCKEFVMLNGGELWVKSKLGEGSAFCFTVPLVEVNI
- a CDS encoding tetratricopeptide repeat protein, whose protein sequence is MLLFKLSQNKFLKKQDTLMVIDCLTELSDLYAHNGNFSSSYDGYWEALLLAEHTSDILSKSKVYQGLGWLYILYQRDEQAILYFNHSLDLKRKHIKELGDNREIFIPEYYALASLYRKRGQYEMAKTYLDSCTYVKTIISEEPFGSAFITAERGYILYYEGKSNEALRMLLPLNDHLSTQFHSYLVMYHYFLAMIYQNLNEYQLSDLYFNSAIKAGQLHKSHADLLPDVYEHYSELLMSQGKAQKAYEMLKKAKEQTEMQFGSRSKNNKFLLEIKDEFRISKEKQAAILKEQKIRDLEQEEKIWVLRSYILYGTIGFLITLIFLTYRFFRSKYKAKKHLLDEKRQLERQKMREVLEVKNKELTASALQVIQREETLGDLKRQLNEQKENPDKSKLSKLAKSINTTTSNDWKEFEARFISVNKRFYKELHNRYPDLSQSDKKICALVKLNFSSKDMAKLLGISVESVHTTRYRLRKKMNLERSENLEDIIASIE
- a CDS encoding SusC/RagA family TonB-linked outer membrane protein, which encodes MKRLFTLLKCSVILILLICLSMPVLAQTKVVGKVIDDNDAQGIPGVNVLIKGSAVGTVTDLNGIYSIEVPADAEALVFSYIGYLKQEVVISGRSTIDVAMQTDIEQLDEVVVVGYGVQKKKELTGAVGSIKSEELLKNATSDIGDAMQGQIAGVNVQASSGRPGSKSNIQIRGIGSVNSGALGPLYVVDGVPFQNDPNIAPEQIESMEILKDGAAAAIYGVRASNGVILITTKRGKAGRMQVDFSAYGGVQEIYSGTPLMNTQEQMYVEDVKLDAVGKEPLIFVFNPDALDYDTDFVDEVQNDNAKMQSYNINVSGGQENLTLNLSANYFQQDGVLINSGFDRFTTRLNGEYNLGKFRAFASLGMTEENTQQEPWALYEYAIIQKPWQRGLNDLETNGQNEVIVPSDNPIQYGYLSRQLNNEDNRKVRSNNIAINLEYEFIDGLSFQVNLGRNDWNYQRTFFQPQYLAYTADGDLQPGGSNLDAMLNEDYIFTTKNTLENILKFRRDFGKHNVGATLVLSYENYDYKTTGVGVIGLLSNDTDVLSAGVKGAAPTGVRNTQNIVGKMARVQYGYDERYLLSASIRYDGSSIFGEENRYNPFYGISAGWNISEEGFFKNAAGLDFISNLKLRGSYAELGNQSVAPYQYAASIEGGVNYPFGTEGSEYLGVGNIQRRYANPFIQWETTISRNIGLDLSMFDGRLNFSADVYRNNKEDMLLSERLAPSSGTWQTRATETYNSRTINAGNMQNQGIELALGYRDETNFGLNWSVNGTFTKNVNEITDLNGVEGIAYAGGRPITSRGESTDYTTYLSQGYEGGAFFLLKHEGVIKTAEQLSDYQALDPSAMMGDMMYKDQLTVDTDGDGVPDAGDGVINDNDRVYAGSGQPAFEAGLMLNGAYKGFDLFVQAYCSYGAEIYNGSKLFAYGAGRHKDLYYAWSPQNPDSDIPAVRTSQEHNNTRARSDYFLEDGSYLRIRNITLGYTIPNSVLKNKVSKLRFYLTGQNLFTFTKYEGYDPEVGGDGLSTRGVDQGNYPVTRKFLAGVQLQF